One genomic region from Ammospiza caudacuta isolate bAmmCau1 chromosome 1, bAmmCau1.pri, whole genome shotgun sequence encodes:
- the AKAIN1 gene encoding A-kinase anchor protein inhibitor 1 — MVFAPGEKPGLEQDEVKLQIASKQIVQTAILRAVQQVSQESQQKEKRTNTGTSLQLERGKLTKKHEKK, encoded by the exons ATGGTTTTCGCTCCAG GTGAgaagccagggctggagcaagATGAAGTTAAGCTGCAGATTGCCAGCAAGCAGATTGTGCAGACTGCCATCCTCCGAGCAGTGCAACAAGTTTCCCAGGAGAGCCAGCAAAAGGAGAAGCGAACAAACACCGGTACAAGCCTCCAACTAGAAAGAGGAAAACTAACCAAGAAGCATGAAAAGAAGTAA